One Brassica oleracea var. oleracea cultivar TO1000 chromosome C7, BOL, whole genome shotgun sequence genomic window carries:
- the LOC106302697 gene encoding uncharacterized protein LOC106302697 codes for MSSSPSEKKSSDVEMGEANSALPTPAMHEATPAFVAGFLSFKERLSRRSAEKEGGRIQPEVQALLSSHATSTLAGGNKSPGDATPFAESAMVPVQVPEVSAQPSDSSTTQVPASKEVSAQPSGSSTTPVRAPKEEKATELMPPTLDRKEIVLGLPASSAAPLTKSRKRTGAATETVKKRRCTAGAEGKPSGPLSQHRAKFVSLIDGMLSDCGSEIERSTRGLAESREALKQAEAVVKSTEVACAAELSQLEVRVSDLERDLGKSASVLFKLKKEKKSKASEVRRLQREIQNREESRTVVSRDDFHARLTRMAVRRLPTGTSTRSSLSCSSSTPSRRVRKRPRGKAPWLKMVEMLRAGEETTKQPREAMAVRLRMKVRAVYKKYSKIENGGVALVSPTKSLLGSAAADSKKP; via the exons ATGTCTTCCTCCCCAAGTGAAAAGAAAAGCTCCGACGTCGAGATGGGTGAGGCCAACTCGGCACTTCCGACTCCGGCCATGCATGAAGCTACTCCAGCTTTCGTCGCCGGGTTTCTTTCTTTCAAAGAGAGACTGTCCAGACGCAGTGCCGAGAAGGAAGGGGGTCGGATTCAGCCTGAGGTGCAAGCTCTCCTTTCTTCGCATGCGACGTCGACCTTGGCTGGAGGAAACAAGTCCCCTGGTGATGCCACGCCCTTCGCAGAATCGGCCATGGTTCCTGTTCAAGTTCCGGAGGTCTCGGCTCAACCCTCTGACTCTTCGACCACACAAGTCCCAGCTTCTAAGGAG GTCTCGGCTCAACCCTCGGGCTCTTCGACCACACCAGTCCGAGCTCCTAAGGAGGAGAAGGCGACGGAGTTGATGCCTCCGACTTTGGATAGGAAGGAGATCGTCTTAGGGCTTCCCGCGTCCAGTGCTGCTCCTTTGACCAAAAGTCGCAAGAGGACTGGCGCTGCGACTGAGACCGTCAAGAAGAGGAGATGTACCGCTGGCGCGGAAGGGAAGCCCTCAGGACCTTTGTCGCAACATCGTGCCAAG TTTGTATCCCTTATTGACGGGATGCTCAGCGACTGCGGATCAGAGATAGAGCGTTCGACAAGGGGCCTGGCTGAATCGCGAGAGGCATTGAAACAAGCCGAGGCTGTGGTTAAATCTACTGAAGTTGCTTGTGCTGCTGAGCTCTCTCAGCTGGAGGTTCGGGTCAGCGATCTCGAGCGGGACCTCGGAAAGTCGGCGAGCGTATTGTTCAAGCTGAAGAAAGAGAAGAAGAGCAAGGCTTCTGAAGTCCGTCGTCTCCAGCGTGAAATTCAGAACCGAGAAGAGTCGAGGACTGTTGTTTCGAGGGATGATTTTCACGCTCGCCTGACGAGGATGGCTGTTCGAAGGCTTCCGACGGGGACTTCGACTCGATCCTCTCTCAGCTGCAGTTCGAGTACACCCTCACGCCGGGTTCGGAAGAGACCGAGGGGCAAGGCCCCGTGGCTGAAGATGGTGGAGATGTTGCGAGCGGGAGAGGAAACGACGAAGCAGCCGAGGGAGGCGATGGCTGTGAGGTTGAGGATGAAG GTTCGTGCTGTGTACAAGAAGTACTCAAAGATCGAGAACGGAGGTGTTGCTTTGGTTTCACCAACCAAGTCGCTATTGGGTTCTGCTGCTGCTGATTCGAAGAAGCCTTGA
- the LOC106301492 gene encoding uncharacterized protein LOC106301492, translating into MDLYTEIYGAPIFDVYDDEEPSYDVYDDAVPINGDEDSPFLGFEYFEKNIQAMDSKIVEDSSFAPLPNKDLFKEFIDVSHIEAVITRLWIQSVAHKTYGLSITAPTHPIQSHELPTSKPKMLNEEQPVPGKPPPLRDKKFTPSCVFRKGVLATSHSPPLRHNAILLIKPERVFQSRLVRQESVCFLDVLLCGNYLLLRKLRGFREASMFCVKP; encoded by the coding sequence ATGGACCTCTACACCGAGATCTATGGAGCCCCTATCTTTGATGTCTATGACGATGAAGAGCCAAGCTATGATGTCTATGATGATGCGGTTCCGATTAATGGTGATGAAGACTCGCCGTTTCTAGGCTTTGAGTATTTTGAAAAAAATATTCAAGCCATGGATTCAAAGATTGTTGAAGACTCAAGCTTTGCTCCTTTACCGAACAAGGACTTATTCAAAGAATTCATTGATGTGTCCCATATTGAAGCCGTTATCACACGACTTTGGATCCAAAGCGTTGCGCACAAAACATATGGGCTCTCCATTACTGCTCCTACGCATCCAATCCAAAGCCATGAACTGCCGACCTCAAAACCAAAGATGCTCAACGAAGAACAACCAGTTCCTGGTAAACCACCACCGTTACGAGATAAGAAGTTCACACCGTCATGTGTATTCAGAAAAGGGGTTCTAGCTACAAGTCATTCACCTCCACTCCGCCACAATGCGATTCTTCTTATCAAACCTGAACGTGTCTTCCAAAGTCGGCTTGTGAGACAAGAAAGCGTTTGTTTTCTGGATGTTTTATTATGTGGAAATTATTTGCTCCTCAGAAAGCTACGTGGATTCAGAGAAGCTTCAATGTTTTGTGTCAAACCTTGA
- the LOC106306263 gene encoding uncharacterized protein LOC106306263 codes for MRVVNPSLCIDGAQPLVYLPPPPPPRSIHFPANGKFHGRCYYPTSVSMQSQSQSVASTGAKRFGFSSKSKRSVFACKAALNAKCSQGQTQTVTRESPTITQAPTHGKEKSPKLDDGGSGFPPRDDGGGGGGGGGGESFSGGFFLFGFLMFMGYLKDLEGEHETSH; via the exons ATGCGGGTGGTTAATCCATCCTTGTGTATCGACGGTGCACAACCATTGGTGTACCTCCCTCCTCCTCCTCCTCCTCGCTCTATTCATTTTCCCGCTAATG GAAAATTCCATGGGCGTTGTTACTATCCTACGAGCGTTTCTATGCAATCCCAGAGCCAGTCAGTTGCAAGTACAGGAGCCAAAAGATTTGGTTTCAGCTCTAAGAGCAAAAGATCTGTCTTTGCATGTAAAGCTGCGCTG AATGCAAAATGCAGTCAAGGGCAAACACAGACTGTTACTCGGGAATCACCGACAATTACACAAGCTCCTACACATG GAAAGGAGAAATCCCCAAAGCTTGATGACGGTGGAAGCGGGTTCCCACCCCGGGATGATGGTGGTGGTGGGGGCGGAGGAGGCGGTGGAGAGAGCTTCTCAGGTGGATTCTTCCTTTTCGGGTTTCTTATGTTCATGGGTTACTTGAAAGATTTGGAGGGCGAACATGAAACCAGCCACTAG